In Eubalaena glacialis isolate mEubGla1 chromosome 3, mEubGla1.1.hap2.+ XY, whole genome shotgun sequence, the following are encoded in one genomic region:
- the ANKRD35 gene encoding ankyrin repeat domain-containing protein 35, whose amino-acid sequence MKRIFSCSSSQVAVERWNRRDQKLLEAVQRGDVGCVAALASKKSARPTKLDSNGQSPFHLAASKGLTECLTILLANGADINSKNEDGSTALHSATISCQPQCVKVLLQHGANEDAVDVENRSPLHWAAFSGCASSVLLLCDHEAFLDVLDNDGRTPLMIASLGGHTAICSQLLQRGARVNVTDKNDKSALILACEKGSTEVAELLLSYGADAGAVDSTGHDALHYALRTQDKMLWRLLRQALNRQGRGGQGLVQHPDLASQASPSEPQVGSPPKSPWRAEPEEEQEEEEDEDPCSEEWKWKYEEEQRKVSQLEQELLRNTEVCKAQSAAYLGLENQIQEQVRELGLLLSQEPGAPGDQGSSLRPGGGGMEQGRTLDLLAKCIQELKKQQQAAATAAAKPVVASKKAEHSAGGVIQYEAHGRSQPEEQEPPQSPRSETTGKSTGQQPTTNGGQALGPDHTDQLHAGQKARPQAPGAEPTGTVAEPVRTAAMNQLLLQLREELAAVWREKDAARGALSRPDLEGALGTSRAEAAAAAWEKMEARLERVLVRLDWAKAGLQMKPEAPAQEPREGAPKAGPGAITKEGEGKEEGAPGAWGEPLGVSGGEQMPGGGLAEGQLEKEVSALRLSNSNLLEELGELGRERRRLQGELPSLSQRLQRECMPKPEAQVQLQQLRWSVGLLTDELALEKEATEKLRKRLASQSRGLRGLWDCLPPDLVGRGSARCPAAEPLEELQACVSALVARHREAQQVLARLEEENQQLRGSPAQRGEPGTSSEASASLQVEALEQDLGKLEEELRAVQATMSRKSQEIGKLKQLLYQATEEVAELRAREAASLRQHEKTRGSLVAQAQAWGRELKALLEKYNTACREMGRLREAVAEERRRSGDLGARAAEQERQASELRVRSEQLEKTAELLKEKVEHLIGAGRDKEAKIKELLKKLEQLSEEILAVRGENAHLARQLQDSQKNHKEIISTYRNHLLNAAQGYMEQGVYNILLRILSIQEE is encoded by the exons G GTGGAGAGATGGAACCGCCGTGATCAGAAGCTTCTGGAGGCAGTGCAGCGGGGGGACGTGGGATGTGTGGCTGCTCTGGCCTCCAAGAAATCTGCCCGACCCACCAAGCTAGACTCGAACGGCCAGTCCCC GTTTCATCTGGCAGCCTCCAAAGGCCTGACAGAATGTCTGACTATACTACTTGCAAACGGGGCTGACATCAACAGCAAGAATGAGGATG GGAGCACCGCCCTGCACTCAGCCACTATTTCCTGCCAGCCACAATGTGTCAAGGTCCTGCTGCAG CATGGTGCCAATGAAGATGCTGTAGATGTGGAAAATCGTAGTCCACTGCACTGGGCAG CCTTCTCTGGCTGTGCCTCAAGTGTGCTCCTCCTGTGTGATCACGAAGCCTTCCTGGATGTCCTGGATAAC GATGGACGTACACCCCTGATGATTGCATCGCTGGGTGGTCACACAGCTATCTGCTCACAGCTACTGCAGAGAGGCGCCCGGGTTAATGTCACTGACAAGAATGACAA ATCGGCTCTGATCCTGGCCTGTGAAAAAGGCAGCACTGAGGTGGCTGAACTGCTCCTGAGCTATGGAGCAGATGCAGGGGCGGTGGACAGCACGGGGCATGATGCTTTGCATTATGCTCTACGCACACAAGACAAGATGCTGTGGAGGCTGCTGCGGCAGGCCCTGAACCGGCAGGGGCGGGGAG GTCAGGGGTTAGTTCAACACCCAGATCTTGCATCCCAG GCCTCTCCATCTGAGCCTCAGGTGGGTTCTCCACCTAAGAGCCCATGGAGAGCAGAGcctgaggaggagcaggaggaagaagaggatgaAGATCCATGTTCAGAGGAGTGGAAGTGGAAGTATGAAGAGGAGCAGAGGAAAGTTTCCCAGTTGGAGCAGGAGCTGCTGCGAAATACGGAAGTGTGTAAGGCTCAATCTGCAGCTTATCTGGGCCTGGAGAACCAGATTCAAGAACAGGTTCGGGAGCTGGGGCTCCTCCTATCGCAAGAGCCCGGAGCTCCAGGAGACCAGGGCTCTAGTCTCcggcctggaggaggtggcatggaGCAGGGTCGTACCCTCGACCTGCTGGCTAAGTGCATACAAGAGCTAAAGAAGCAGCAACAGGCAGCAGCCACAGCTGCAGCAAAGCCAGTAGTAGCTTCCAAGAAGGCTGAACATTCAGCTGGAGGGGTGATCCAGTATGAAGCCCATGGAAGGTCCCAACCGGAAGAACAGGAGCCACCCCAGAGCCCAAGGTCTGAGACCACTGGGAAATCCACAGGACAGCAACCGACCACCAATGGTGGGCAGGCCCTTGGCCCTGATCATACTGACCAGCTGCATGCTGGCCAGAAGGCgaggccccaggccccaggggcTGAACCAACAGGCACAGTGGCTGAACCAGTGCGCACAGCAGCCATGAACCAGCTCCTGCTACAGCTGAGGGAGGAGCTGGCTGCCGTGTGGCGAGAAAAGGATGCAGCCCGGGGGGCTTTATCAAGACCAGACCTGGAGGGAGCTCTGGGGACGTCCCGGGCtgaggctgcagcagcagcctgggAGAAGATGGAGGCCAGGCTGGAGCGGGTGCTGGTGAGGCTGGATTGGGCAAAAGCAGGATTGCAGATGAAACCTGAGGCCCCTGCCCAGGAGCCCAGAGAGGGAGCCCCAAAGGCAGGCCCAGGGGCCATCACCAAAGAGggtgaagggaaggaggaaggggctcCTGGGGCCTGGGGAGAGCCTCTAGGGGTCTCTGGAGGGGAACAGATGCCAGGAGGGGGCCTGGCGGAGGGACAGCTGGAGAAGGAGGTGTCAGCACTGAGGCTGAGCAACAGTAACTTGCTGGAGGAGTTGGGGGAGCTGGGCCGGGAGCGGCGGCGGTTGCAGGGGGAGCTGCCGTCCCTGAGCCAGCGGCTACAGCGGGAGTGCATGCCCAAGCCAGAGGCGCAGGTCCAGCTACAGCAGTTGCGGTGGAGCGTGGGGCTGCTGACAGATGAACTGGCCCTGGAGAAGGAGGCCACCGAGAAGTTGCGGAAGCGCCTGGCCTCCCAGAGCAGAGGCCTCCGGGGACTGTGGGACTGCCTGCCCCCAGACCTGGTGGGCAGGGGGAGTGCACGGTGCCCAGCGGCCGAGCCCCTGGAGGAGCTGCAGGCCTGCGTCAGCGCCCTGGTGGCCAGGCACCGTGAGGCCCAGCAGGTGCTGGCTCGGCTAGAAGAGGAAAACCAGCAGCTGCGGGGCTCCCCTGCCCAACGTGGGGAACCGGGCACCTCCTCAGAGGCCTCAGCGTCCCTCCAAGTTGAAGCTCTGGAGCAAGACCTGGGGAAGCTGGAGGAAGAGCTGCGGGCGGTTCAGGCCACGATGAGCAGGAAGAGCCAGGAGATCGGGAAGCTGAAGCAGCTGCTCTACCAAGCCACGGAGGAGGTGGCTGAGCTCAGGGCCCGGGAGGCGGCCAGTCTGCGGCAGCACGAGAAAACTCGGGGCTCACTGGTGGCCCAGGCCCAGGCTTGGGGCCGGGAGCTAAAGGCCCTGCTGGAAAAGTATAACACGGCCTGCCGGGAGATGGGTCGGCTGCGGGAGGCGGTGGCCGAGGAGCGGCGCAGGAGCGGGGACCTGGGCGCGCGCGCGGCGGAGCAGGAGCGCCAGGCCAGCGAGCTGCGCGTGCGCTCCGAGCAGTTGGAGAAAACGGCGGAGCTGCTGAAAGAGAAGGTGGAGCATCTCATCGGGGCCGGCCGGGACAAGGAGGCCAAG ATCAAGGAATTGTTGAAGAAGTTGGAGCAGCTTTCAGAGGAGATTCTAGCAGTTCGGGGAGAAAATGCTCACCTTGCCCGACAGCTGCAA GATTCCCAGAAGAACCACAAAGAGATCATCTCCACCTATAGGAATCATCTGCTGAATGCTGCTCAG GGCTACATGGAACAGGGTGTGTACAATATCCTACTGCGAATCCTCAGCATCCAGGAGGAGTGA